TTGATCCTGGCGATCCTGCGCAGCTGGTCGTCCGTGACCTTGCCGACCTTCTCGCGGTTCGGGACCGGAGAACCCGACTCGAGACCGAGTTCCTTCTTGAGCAGCTCCACCGCCGGAGGCGTCTTGGTGATGAAGCTGAACGTCCGGTCCTTGTAGACCGTGATCTCGACCGGGATGATCGTGCCGGCTTCCTGCTGCGTCTGGGCGTTGAACGCCTTGCAGAAGTCCATGATGTTGAGGCCGTGCTGGCCCAGGGCAGGACCCACGGGCGGGGCCGGATTCGCCTGCCCCCCCGGAATCTGCAGCTTGATGAACCCGGTAACCTGTTTCTTCGGCGGCATCAGAACCCCTGCAGCTGCGTGTAGTCGAGTTCAACCGAGGTCGGGCGTCCGAACAGGCTCACCTGCACGCGCACCTTGCCCTTCTCCGCAAACACTTCTTCCACCGTTCCGCTGAAATCGCTGAACGGTCCTTCCATGACTTCCACGACCTGTCCCGGACGGAAGGGGATCTCCGTTTCCGGACCCGCCTGCTCGAGTTCATCCGCGATGCCGAGGATCTTGTTCATCTCCTCGGTCTTGAGCGGCTGGGGGTCTTTCCCGCTCCCCACGAACTTGATGACGCCGGGAACGTTGTTGACGACGTACATCGTGTTCTGATCCAGCAGCATCTGAATCAGCACGTAGCCCGGGTAGAGCCGCTTCGTCGACTTGACGCGCTTCCCTCCCTTGATCTCGACGACCTCCTGCGTGGGGACGATG
The Candidatus Palauibacter polyketidifaciens genome window above contains:
- the rplK gene encoding 50S ribosomal protein L11, with product MPPKKQVTGFIKLQIPGGQANPAPPVGPALGQHGLNIMDFCKAFNAQTQQEAGTIIPVEITVYKDRTFSFITKTPPAVELLKKELGLESGSPVPNREKVGKVTDDQLRRIARIKMKDLNAADEEAAMRMIAGTARSMGIERAD
- the nusG gene encoding transcription termination/antitermination protein NusG; translated protein: MAESAGAGAAQTGLPEDAPRWYALQTYSGHEKKVKTLLEQKIQEYGDEPPIREVIVPTQEVVEIKGGKRVKSTKRLYPGYVLIQMLLDQNTMYVVNNVPGVIKFVGSGKDPQPLKTEEMNKILGIADELEQAGPETEIPFRPGQVVEVMEGPFSDFSGTVEEVFAEKGKVRVQVSLFGRPTSVELDYTQLQGF